One genomic window of Vidua macroura isolate BioBank_ID:100142 chromosome 16, ASM2450914v1, whole genome shotgun sequence includes the following:
- the LOC128815577 gene encoding mesothelin-like protein, translated as MVWAAPALAAVTLCLRVSTDPVKATAAALIIGAVLSNAEHPHLGALVCDLEPGTILASDPNILDKLKLCPALTGAQQDALNALLLSGDTAYGDPSSWDLQTLQDLGPLVLALDQTTLSLVAEAAREDFRRSIAAAYISQGHSQREKSLILLRALAAASAASQPRLQRSADRCPYGPITARNIDDIILYLSPDQLDQLDQCLSNDVLIENLEAVLELPITTDASRVLKKKVDEFFQGSGIPEQQLRRLGVLSRLYTEEEISQWSVTSSDTLSALLSSSGGEWNDSQVQQLLSRYLALGGSLTGPLLQEIGGKHLCNLQEEQIQQIPAGAIRTAGQLNISSCSQTKKDQLYGKAQEAFASLASTPSHYYCQIQPYLGGAPAEDLKDLANAGVAINMDLSTFLALNPEELQKLSVTDVKRLLGENLRELRKAEHEPSVDRDAGSAPGSLSCWQPPRGTFCWGGCSEHAPPSIPLGLRWAIPCWTAEPQAREENSSTFDASTGFGSF; from the exons GCTGCCCTGATTATTGGAGCCGTCCTGTCCAACGCTGAGCATCCCCA CCTCGGGGCGCTGGTGTGTGACCTGGAGCCGGGCACCATCCTGGCCTCGGATCCCAACATCCTGGACAAGCTGAAGCTCTGCCCGGCGCTGACAGGGGCACAGCAGGATGCCCTCAATGCCCTGCTCCTCTCGGGGGACACAGCGTACGG GGATCCTTCAAGCTGGGACCTACAGACTCTGCAAGATTTGGGGCCGCTCGTGCTGGCGCTGGACCAGACCACGCTGAGTTTGgtggccgag GCAGCACGGGAGGATTTCAGGAGGAGCATCGCGGCTGCCTACATCAGCCAGGGACATTCCCAGCGGGAGAAATCCCTGATCCTCCTCAGGGCGCTTGCAGCAGCatcagctgcctcccagcccaggctgcagcgCAGCGCGGACC GCTGCCCGTACGGGCCCATCACCGCCAGAAACATCGATGACATCATCCTCTACCTCTCCCCTGACCAGCTTGACCAGCTTGACCAGTGCCTGAGCAATGATGTGCTAATAGAAAACCTGGAGGCTGTGCTGGAACTGCCAATCACCACAGACGCTTCCCGGGTCCTGAAAAAAAAGGTGGATGAG TTTTTCCAGGGGTCAGGGATCccggagcagcagctgaggcgCCTGGGGGTGCTGTCCCGCCTGTACACGGAGGAGGAGATCAGCCAGTGGTCGGTGACATCCAGTGACACCCTctcagccctgctcagctcctcgGGAGGAGAGTGGAATGATTCCCAG gtgcagcagctgctcagcaggtACCTGGCCCTGGGGGGCTCCTTGACGGGGCCCCTGCTCCAGGAAATCGGAGGCAAGCACCTGTGCAacctgcaggaggagcagatcCAGCAGATCCCTGCTGGAGCCATCAG GACTGCTGGGCAGTTGAACATCTCTTCATGCTCCCAAACCAAGAAGGATCAGCTCTATGGGAAGGCCCAGGAGGCCTTtgccagcctggccagcacccccagccacTATTACTGCCAGATCCAGCCATACCTGG GTGGAGCTCCGGCAGAGGATCTGAAGGACTTGGCTAATGCTGGCGTGGCCATAAACATGGATCTGAGCACCTTCCTCGCCCTAAATCCTGAGGAATTGCAG AAACTCAGCGTCACCGACGTGAAACGTTTGCTGGGGGAAAACCTCCGAGAGCTGAGGAAGGCCGAGCACGAGCCCTCGGTG GATCGGGatgcaggctctgctcctggctcgctctcctgctggcagccaccACGGGGAACGTTCTGCTGggggggctgctctgagcacgcccctccctccatccccctgGGACTGCGCTGGGCAATTCCCTGCTGGACAGCAGAACCCCAGGCAAGGGAAGAGAATTCGTCCACGTTCGATGCCAGCACAGGATTTGGTTCTTtctga